The DNA segment TTGGACCTTATCTGACTGACGATCCGCAGAAACTCTTCAAAATTTATGAGAGCGACTGGTTCCGTCAAAAAAATGAAGACCTGAAGAAAAAAGGGATTCATGTGGTGATGAACAATTATCTGTACGGCACCCGTCAGATTATTTCTAAAAAACCGATTCGCAAAGTAGAAGATCTTGCGGGGATGAAAATCCGCGTACCCAATAACGTGATGCAAATTAAAGCCATTCAGGCAATGGGCGCCACGCCAACCCCTATGCCGCTGGGGGAAGTTTACCCTGCACTGACTCAGGGCGTTATTGATGGCGTCGAAAACCCGATTTCCGTTCTGCAAGGGCAAAAACTGTTTGAGCAGGCGAAATATCTGTCGATGGTTAATTACCTGACCAACACCTCGGTATGGATTGGCGGCGAAGCCTTTTTCAGTACGCTCTCTCCTGAGCAACTGGAATTGATTCACTCAACGGGTTATGAAGCGGGTCTCTACAGCCAGAAATTAACGATTGAACGCGACGCCGAAATGCTGAAGAGCATGGAAGCGGAAGGCGTCGAAGTGATTTACCCGGATACCGAAGCATTCCGCCAGAAAGCACGCGAAGTGTACACGCAATTCCCGGAGTGGACGCCGGGTTTGTATGAAACCATTCAACAGCAACTGCAATAAATACAGGCACAGATCGCCCGGGACCTTTTTCTCTCAAGGCCAGGGCGACTCTCTGAAGGAGGATTAATGCGTTTCTTTGGCAAGCTTGTAGAACTGAGCGCAGCACTGGCACTGTTTATCCTGGTGGTCATGACCATTGCCGCCGTATTTATGCGTTATTTTGTCGGACAGCCCATCCAATGGACTGAGGAAATGTCCGGACTGCTGATGATATGGGTGGTGATGTTGGGCGGTGTGGTGGCTGAACGTGATCGGGCACATCTGACTATTCCTTTTGTCGTCGATATGTTCCCACATAAAGTCAAACGCATTATTGCCTCGCTGGTTGCCCTGCTGTCCATTGGGTTGCTGGTTTATATGGCCTGGCTGGGTTATCGACTGGCGGAAATGGCGCAGTATAAGGTCACGCAAATATTAAAAGTGTCCTGGTTCTGGATTGATGTTGCAGTTCCGGTCGGAACCCTGGCAACGGCAGTTTATACACTCTACTGGTTAATTAATGACTTTAAACAGGCCGATGTCGGTGAGGAAAAACAATGAGCTGGTTATTAATTATTCCACTAATGATCGTGTGCTTATTTCTGAATATTCGTGTGTATCTGGCAATGTTTATCGGCATTATTGCCTATTTCCTCTTCTTTTCCACGGTTCCGATTGAAATTGCTGTTCAGCGGTTGATTGCACCAACCCAAAGCCCGTCCCTGCTGGCGATACCCTTCTTTATTTTGCTGGGTACGCTGATGAGTTATACCGGTATTGCAGAACGTATCCTGCAGGTGGCGAATATTCTGGTCGGTAAAATGCGGGGCGGACTCGGTGTCGCCAATATTCTGGTCAGTACCATGATGGGGGGGGTCAGCGCCTCAAACCTGGCCGACGCAGCGATGCTGTCGCGCATGATGGTCCCCGAGATGGAGCGTAAAGGCTACAACCGCGCCTTTGCGGCGGCGATCACCGCCGGGGGATCGCTTGTCACCCCGATTATCCCACCGGGAATTGCCCTGATTATTTATGGTCTGGTGGCAGACGTCTCCATTGGCAAAATGTTCATGGCCGGCCTGATTCCGGGTCTGCTCTGTGCGGTGTTGTTAATGTTTACGGTTTATCTGGTTGCCCGTAAAACGAATGCTAAGCCCTCACGCGACACCTGGCCTACCGGTAAGGAAGCCCTCTTCTCTATTGGGCAGGCATGGCCCGCACTGTTTTTGATTTTTGCCGTCGTAGGGGGGATTCGCGCCAACATCTTCACCCCAACAGAAGCCGGTGCGGCTGCGGTACTCATCGTGTTGATTATCGGTTTCTTCATTTATCGTCAAATGACTCTCGGCCATGTCGTGAAAGCGCTGGGAGAAACGGCACGGGCAACGGCATCGGTCATGTTGGTCATCATGGCAAGTGCCGCGCTCGGTTGGATCTTCTCCATGGAACATGCTGGCGTCGCGGTGGCAAACTTTGTCACGACGCTGACAGAAAACAAATACATGTTCCTGTTAATTATCAATATTCTTTTGCTAACACTGGGAATGTTTCTTGAAGGGAATGCCATTCTGCTGATTCTGGTTCCCTTGCTTAAACCTGTCGTGGCGCATTTTGGTATCGACCCGGTACACTTCGGTATCATCATGATTTTCAACCTTTCCATTGGCGCCTTCACGCCGCCGGTTGGCACCGTCATGTTATTGGTCTGCAATATTACTCAGGTTTCCGTCGGACAGTTTTTCCGCCAGTCTCTGCCGTTGCTGGGTACCTTGTTACTCATGCTGTTGCTGGTGACCTACATACCGGCCATTTCGTTATTTCTCGTCTAAGCCGTTCATACCGTAACGTCCCCACTCCCGGGGACGTTACCCTGTGACCGGGCGCCGCGTTATACTGCCCTCCTTGTCACTTCATTCCCGGTATCGTTATGCACATCACCTTTCGCTCCAGCTTACCGGCAGATGCTGCCGCTCTGCCCGCCATTGAACGATCAGCAGGACAGCGTTTTTTAACGGTGCCAGCGCTGGCATGGATCGCGGACGATCACATTGTCAGCGCGGAACTGCACCGGGAATATGCCGCTAAGGGAATGAGTTGGCTGGCGCTCGCTGACGATCGGCCCGTTGGATTTCTGTTGGGCGAAGCGATGGAGTCGTCGCTGTATATTGCCGAATTTTCGCTGCATCTGGCGTGGCAGGGTAAAGGCATTGGCCGTCAGTTAATCAACACCGTCGCGCAGTGGGCGCGTGAGCAGGGTTTTACCTCCCTGACGCTCACCACTTTTCGCCATGTCGCCTGGAACGCACCGCTGTATCAACATCTGGGATTTGAAATACTGGAAGATGACGCGCTGCCGGCTGCATTACGCCAGAAGCGAGAGGAAGAAACGGCGCATGGCATCCCGTTTGAATCGCGTTGTGCCATGCGCCTGATGCTTAATTAAAACGTTTCCCAGTTATCCCCGGTTTCCGCTACAGCGGCTTTACGCGGTTGAACCGTGGTGGAAACGGACTTCACGTTGGCAGCGCCACGCGCACGCTGCTGTTCCTGCTGGATGTGGAACACGGCAACGGCCTGCGTTAGACGGCTGGCCTGCTCTTCCAGCGCGGCGGCGGCGGCGGCAGACTCTTCCACCAGCGAGGCGTTCTGCTGAGTCACGCGATCCATTTCCGCCACGGCCAGACCAACCTGGTCAATCCCACGGCTTTGCTCATCGGAAGCCGACGCGATTTCGCCCATGATGTCGGTCACGCGGGTTACCGCATTCACAATCTCATCCATGGTTTCACCGGCGCTTTCTACCAGCGTAGAACCGACGTCAACACGGCTCACGGAGTCTTCAATCAGGCTCTTGATCTCACGCGCTGCCTGCGCACTGCGCTGCGCGAGGTTACGCACTTCACCGGCAACCACCGCAAAACCGCGACCCTGTTCACCTGCACGCGCTGCTTCTACTGCCGCGTTCAGCGCCAGAATGTTGGTCTGGAAGGCAATGCCGTCGATCACGCTGATAATGTCAGCAATTTTCTGCGAACTGGAGGCGATATCGCGCATGGTTTGCACCACGTTATCCACCACTTTCCCACCTTTCTGCGCCGTTTCGGACGCACTCAGCGCCAGATGGCTGGCCTGACGGGCGTTTTCGGCGTTCTGCTTAACGGTCGCCGTCAGCTCTTCCATGCTCGCCGCCGTCTCTTCCAGAGAGGCCGCCTGCTGTTCGGTACGGGAAGAGAGATCGTTGTTACCCATCGCGATTTCGCTGGCGCCGCTGTAAATGGCGTTTGCGCCGTTACGCACGTCGCCCACGGTACGCACCAGTTCACCCTGCATGTGGCGCAGGCTTTCCGCCAGTTGGCCCATTTCATTGGTGCCTTCTACATCAATCCGCTTCACCAGATCGCCGCTGGCAATATGACGAATGCTCGCGATCAGGCGATTCATTGGCGCGATCAGAGACAGCTTGATGCCAAACCAGACGGCAATAATGACCACCAACACCGCCAACAATACGCAGCCCAGAACCCACATCGCCTGGCTGTAAGAGCTGTTGTTGTCTGCGACCGCCAGGTCATACAGACGGTCGTTCTGTTGCAGATAGTTCACATACTGCTTCTCAAAACCATCCTGATAGCCCTGGGTAGGCTGATCGAAAAACTCGTTGATCTTCCCGGCACCCAGCAACTGGATCAGTTCGGCCAGCGCGTTGTGATAGATATCGTAATTGCGTTTAATTTCTGCCGATGCCGCTTCGCTTTGACGTGGGTCGCGCGGCAGCGCTTCGTAATCCGCCCAGTTTTTTTCCGCCTGTTTCAAAGAGGCGCTGGCAATCTGCATCAGATCCGCAACGGTCGCGCCGCTGCCGATATTGCTCTGATCCATCATGTAACGGATACCCGCACGGTTCAGGGTGTTACGCGTTTGCAGCAGCGCCACCCAACTACCATTCAGCGTGGACTGCTGCTGGCGAATGGTTTGCAGAACGGTGAAGTTCTCTTTGTCATTTTTCAATGCATTAAAGAACAATCCGCCTGATGTGAGTTGTAAAAGGCCAAATAAAACCAGAACCAACAAGAGGCTGGTCACAATCTTGATACGTTTTAACATGTTTTCTCTTTCCGCTAGACAGATACTCTGATTGTCGGCCCGGAATGAGAAAACTTTATGAGATCGCGAGGGTTATCACAGGAAATTTGTTCAATTAACTGGCAAAAAATGCGATTACCCTCTACCCGAACGGGAATCAGGCGAGGATGCCTCGCCCGTTCTGCCTTATCTCAGCGCGGAAATATCCTCAAACAGGGAGCGGGTAATCGTCAGCCCTTCCTGTAGCGATTTCTCACGCGAACTGAAGCGTCTTTCTCCCGGCAAGCGTGCGCCCTGCTCTTGCATTGCGGCAAACAGGGTTTCCGCACGCTCCAGATGATGATGCGCTTCATCCCCGAGGAAGCGGGACGGGTCAAGCGCCAGAATCAGCTCACCGCCGTACGGCAGACCGCCCGCCCCCTCATCCCAGGCCAGCGATTCCGCACTGGTCATGTCACCGATGAGCGGCCCGGCCAACAGTTCAACCATTGCCGCAAACGCCGAGCCTTTGTGACCGCCGAAGGTCAGCATCGCGCCGTTTAATACCGCTTGCGGATCGGTTGATGGTTGCCCTTCGCTGTCGATACCCCACCCTTCCGGAATCGCTTTTCCGGCCCGCTGATGCAACTGGATCTCGCCGCGCGCCGCCGCGCTGGTCGCCATATCAAAAATGTAAGGCGGTTTGCCTTTGCGCGGCCAGCCGAAGGCGATCGGGTTCGTGCCAAACAGCGGACGCGTACCGCCTGACGGTGCGACCCAGGCGTGACTTGGCGTACAGGCGTAACCCACCAGTCCGGCGTCCGTCAGGGGTTCAATATCCGCAAATAACGCCGAAAAGTGAACGCAGCGGTTGATCGCCAGCGCCGCAATTCCGCATG comes from the Citrobacter amalonaticus genome and includes:
- a CDS encoding C4-dicarboxylate TRAP transporter substrate-binding protein, whose product is MNKIIAVLITVCTFFLPFTIQAKPLSIKVAYENNPGEPLDVVMRYWAEILNKKSNGEITLVLYPSSQLGSKQDVTEQAMMGMNVITLTDVAFLADYEPDLGILFGPYLTDDPQKLFKIYESDWFRQKNEDLKKKGIHVVMNNYLYGTRQIISKKPIRKVEDLAGMKIRVPNNVMQIKAIQAMGATPTPMPLGEVYPALTQGVIDGVENPISVLQGQKLFEQAKYLSMVNYLTNTSVWIGGEAFFSTLSPEQLELIHSTGYEAGLYSQKLTIERDAEMLKSMEAEGVEVIYPDTEAFRQKAREVYTQFPEWTPGLYETIQQQLQ
- a CDS encoding TRAP transporter small permease; protein product: MRFFGKLVELSAALALFILVVMTIAAVFMRYFVGQPIQWTEEMSGLLMIWVVMLGGVVAERDRAHLTIPFVVDMFPHKVKRIIASLVALLSIGLLVYMAWLGYRLAEMAQYKVTQILKVSWFWIDVAVPVGTLATAVYTLYWLINDFKQADVGEEKQ
- a CDS encoding TRAP transporter large permease — translated: MSWLLIIPLMIVCLFLNIRVYLAMFIGIIAYFLFFSTVPIEIAVQRLIAPTQSPSLLAIPFFILLGTLMSYTGIAERILQVANILVGKMRGGLGVANILVSTMMGGVSASNLADAAMLSRMMVPEMERKGYNRAFAAAITAGGSLVTPIIPPGIALIIYGLVADVSIGKMFMAGLIPGLLCAVLLMFTVYLVARKTNAKPSRDTWPTGKEALFSIGQAWPALFLIFAVVGGIRANIFTPTEAGAAAVLIVLIIGFFIYRQMTLGHVVKALGETARATASVMLVIMASAALGWIFSMEHAGVAVANFVTTLTENKYMFLLIINILLLTLGMFLEGNAILLILVPLLKPVVAHFGIDPVHFGIIMIFNLSIGAFTPPVGTVMLLVCNITQVSVGQFFRQSLPLLGTLLLMLLLVTYIPAISLFLV
- a CDS encoding GNAT family N-acetyltransferase yields the protein MHITFRSSLPADAAALPAIERSAGQRFLTVPALAWIADDHIVSAELHREYAAKGMSWLALADDRPVGFLLGEAMESSLYIAEFSLHLAWQGKGIGRQLINTVAQWAREQGFTSLTLTTFRHVAWNAPLYQHLGFEILEDDALPAALRQKREEETAHGIPFESRCAMRLMLN
- the tsr gene encoding methyl-accepting chemotaxis protein, which gives rise to MLKRIKIVTSLLLVLVLFGLLQLTSGGLFFNALKNDKENFTVLQTIRQQQSTLNGSWVALLQTRNTLNRAGIRYMMDQSNIGSGATVADLMQIASASLKQAEKNWADYEALPRDPRQSEAASAEIKRNYDIYHNALAELIQLLGAGKINEFFDQPTQGYQDGFEKQYVNYLQQNDRLYDLAVADNNSSYSQAMWVLGCVLLAVLVVIIAVWFGIKLSLIAPMNRLIASIRHIASGDLVKRIDVEGTNEMGQLAESLRHMQGELVRTVGDVRNGANAIYSGASEIAMGNNDLSSRTEQQAASLEETAASMEELTATVKQNAENARQASHLALSASETAQKGGKVVDNVVQTMRDIASSSQKIADIISVIDGIAFQTNILALNAAVEAARAGEQGRGFAVVAGEVRNLAQRSAQAAREIKSLIEDSVSRVDVGSTLVESAGETMDEIVNAVTRVTDIMGEIASASDEQSRGIDQVGLAVAEMDRVTQQNASLVEESAAAAAALEEQASRLTQAVAVFHIQQEQQRARGAANVKSVSTTVQPRKAAVAETGDNWETF
- a CDS encoding Ldh family oxidoreductase; protein product: METVNLTLSEAYTLAREVLSCNGFSAEHADAIARNVTAGERDGCASHGLWRLLGIVETLRKGKVSADARPQIFDQAPAIVKADAGGAFSLVAYEQALPLLISKASACGIAALAINRCVHFSALFADIEPLTDAGLVGYACTPSHAWVAPSGGTRPLFGTNPIAFGWPRKGKPPYIFDMATSAAARGEIQLHQRAGKAIPEGWGIDSEGQPSTDPQAVLNGAMLTFGGHKGSAFAAMVELLAGPLIGDMTSAESLAWDEGAGGLPYGGELILALDPSRFLGDEAHHHLERAETLFAAMQEQGARLPGERRFSSREKSLQEGLTITRSLFEDISALR